CACGAACTTTGAGTAGATGACAACCATCACGTAGCCGACCGCGACTATCGGATATGCGACGCTGAGCGCCACCCTGGAGAGAACCACAAGCCAGAAGAGCGCCGAAACGGCATACAAAACGATGCCCAGAATAGCCCACGGGCCTTCCTTCGCAACCCTCTTGATGAGCGTTGCCGGATGGCCGAAATCCTTGAACTCCAGCGGCGCCTTGCCGTCATGGGTAACACTGTTCATGCCAGCTTTCATCGTCAGTTGCCCGCCAACGGCGAGTCCGATGCTGATTGCAAGGAGCAACACGTTAATGACCGTCTTTGACATCGAAACTCCTTTTCTAGTTTACGAACCGATATTTGACGAGCGCCCAGAGAGCGGCTATCCCGTCGCGCCACGTGATTTTCTTGCCCTCTGAATATTCGCGCCCGGCGTAGGAAATTGGCACTTCGTATATGCGTATCTTCTTTTTCAAAATCTTGGCGGTAATCTCCGCCTCAAAGTCAAACCTGTTCGACTTGATCACAATGCCATCGAGCGCGGGGCGCCAGAACAGCTTGTAGCACGTCTCCATATCGGAGATTGTCGTGTTGTAGAGGACGTTGGTTACCAGAGAGAGAAACTTGTTGCCCAACAGGTGCCAGAAGAGCATGTCGCGGTGCTCTCCCGTGAACCGCGATCCGTAAACGACCTCGGCCTTTTTCTTGAGCGCCGGGGCCAGCAACGCGCGGTAGTCGTCAGGGTCATACTCGAGATCCGCGTCCTGGATTATCACAAAGTCGCCAGTCGCCTGTCCCAGCGCGGTTCGCACCGCCGCGCCTTTGCCCCTGTTCGTCTCGTGCCGCATAATCCTGATGGTCGAGTCCTCCTCCATCTTCAAGATGTCGCCGGTTCCGTCGGTGGATCCGTCATCGACCACGATGATCTCTTTGACTATCTCCCCGACATCGACAGCCCGCACCCTGCGCAGGATTTCCTGAATCGTGTTCCTCTCGTTATAAACCGGCACTATGATGGACAGATTCATCTACCAACTCCTTCATACGTGAAGCCAAGTTTGCGCAGGGCCACAGGATCGAGACAGTTCCTGGTGTCCATGATATACGGGCGCCGCATCAGTTTGAGCACACGACCGTAATCGAGCCACTTGAACTCGTCCCACTCGGTCAACAGAACCAGCATATCGGCGCTGTCGGCGACCTCGTACGGATCGCGCGCGAATCGCGCGTTTTCCAACTCTTTCCTCGCGTTGTCCATGGCCTCCGGATCGTATATGGTGACGCGCGCGCCTTTCTCGATAAGCATTTCCACTATGATGACCGCCGGGGATTCGCGCACATCATCGGTGTTCGCCTTGAACGCCAGGCCGAGCGCGCCCACGTTTTTTCCCTTCAATCCACCAGCGCTCCTCTCGATCCTGGCGGCAATTCGCTCCTGTTGCTCCCTGTTGACGTCCAGAACGCCTTCGAGCAAATTGAAGTTGTAGCCACTCTCGCGCGAAATCTGGAGAAGCGCGCGGCAATCCTTTGGGAAACACGAGCCCCCGAACCCGGGGCCCGCCTTGAGAAACTCAAACCCGATGCGCCCGTCGTAGCCCATGCCGAGCGAGACCTCCCTGACGTCGGCGCCGACAGCCTCGCAAAGGCTGGCTATAGCGTTGATATAGGAGACCTTGGTCGCCAGGAACGCGTTGGACGCGTACTTGATCATCTCGGCGCTGGCCGGATCCGTGACCAGAAGCGGGGCGTCGATGC
The sequence above is a segment of the Candidatus Anoxymicrobium japonicum genome. Coding sequences within it:
- a CDS encoding glycosyl transferase yields the protein MNLSIIVPVYNERNTIQEILRRVRAVDVGEIVKEIIVVDDGSTDGTGDILKMEEDSTIRIMRHETNRGKGAAVRTALGQATGDFVIIQDADLEYDPDDYRALLAPALKKKAEVVYGSRFTGEHRDMLFWHLLGNKFLSLVTNVLYNTTISDMETCYKLFWRPALDGIVIKSNRFDFEAEITAKILKKKIRIYEVPISYAGREYSEGKKITWRDGIAALWALVKYRFVN
- a CDS encoding UDP-glucose 6-dehydrogenase; amino-acid sequence: MDCCIIGTGYVGLVTGSCLADMGHSVICADNDETKIEALSGGNVPIYETGLEAIVRGNLESGNLKFTTRVHDAVASSEFIFITVGTPSDADGSADLAYVDEVAREIARAIDSYKVVINKSTVPVGSTKRVQRIIEESMPERHEFDVVSNPEFLREGSAVSDFLTPARIIIGSDSQKAAMRMTALYRGIDAPLLVTDPASAEMIKYASNAFLATKVSYINAIASLCEAVGADVREVSLGMGYDGRIGFEFLKAGPGFGGSCFPKDCRALLQISRESGYNFNLLEGVLDVNREQQERIAARIERSAGGLKGKNVGALGLAFKANTDDVRESPAVIIVEMLIEKGARVTIYDPEAMDNARKELENARFARDPYEVADSADMLVLLTEWDEFKWLDYGRVLKLMRRPYIMDTRNCLDPVALRKLGFTYEGVGR